The region AACAGTAATTTAAAAAGTTTTTCTGCTTCTCCCTGTTCCATCCGGCAATTTCACGTGACCAAATGATGATACTTCTCAGAAATTCCGGTTTCTTTTTCACCATAAAAGCATCACGAACCCATTGTACAAAAAGTTTTTCAAATTCTTCGTTCTTGTTTCCGGATTCCAAAAGCTTTAGAGCATCGTTAAGATCTCCCTGAGCTTCATGAACAATCTCTTTTATTTTTTCATCTGAAACATTAAAATTAGTTTTCAAATATGCCTGAATATCTTCATCATTAATTCTGGGAACTTCCACAATCTGCGTCCTTGAAAGAATGGTGGGAAGAATATCGTTGGAAGATTCTGCGGTTAGTAAAATAACAGTTTTTGCAGGAGGCTCTTCCAGGAATTTAAGAAATTTGTTGGAAGCGGCTACATTCATTTTATCGGCTCTCCACACAATCAGGATTTTGGTTCCGCCTTCAAAACTTTTAAGGGAGAACTTTTGGTTTTGATCGTCTATTTCATCTGCCGAAATGAATAGCTGCTTATTTTCAGACTCAAGAAAAGCCGTCCAGTCATCATAGCTTGAATAAGGAGAATTGAGAATCATTTCTCGGAACTCTTCAAATTTATTTTTACTTAAAGAATTTTTATTGTCCGTAAAAACGGGAAAACTAAAATGTAAATCCAAATGATTCAAATGCTCTACTTTTGAAGCAGCATGCTCATTTTCCCGGCTCAAAACTTCTTTTGCGTATGCTAAAACCATAGGCAAGGTACCATATCCTTCTTTTCCTACGAAAAGTTGGGCGTGGCTTACTCTGTTTTCGGCAATACTGTCTTTAAGAAGTTTTTTAAGATTTCCTTGTCCGGCAATGTTCTCCCAATTCATGGCTCAAAGATAAAAAAATTTAGTTTTCCGGATGCCATTATGACCATTGAAAAGCCAAAAAACCAATTATCCGTTTTTATTCTAAAAACTGTTTTCATAATTGACAATAAAGTGAATTACCTCCCTAACAATTCACCTAGTTTATGCTACACATCGTCCTTAACAAACTTTAACCTCTTATAATTTTTACAATTCATTAATATTTAAGATATTTGCGCATTGTTTTAAAAATATAGAATGAAAAAAATCTTTGTACTATCATTCATATCAGTTGGATATTTCTTACAGGCGCAAAATCTAGGTAACTCACCTTATGCAACGTATGGAATTGGAGATGTAAAATATGATAATACGATTGAAACTTCCTCAATGGGAGGTATATCAACAGCTTATGTCAGTGATTTCACCAGTAGCTTCAACTTTGCAAACCCTGCGAATAACGCTAACTTCGAACTTACAAGTATTAAACTTGAAGCAACTAACGAAAACAATTATTTCAAAACTGATTACAACAGTACAAAGTCTAACAAACATTCTACGTATCTGTCCAATATCTCTTTAGCATTTCCTTTGTCTTCAAAGGTAAAAATGGGATTATCTTATCAGCCATACAGCTCGAAAAGCTATGATATTCTTTATACACAAACTAAAACCAAGACTTTATCTGATGGGACTATTGTAAATGATGCTATTTATGCAAACCATTTCAAAGGTAGCGGTACATTAAATACAGCCCAGATTGCTTTGGCTTATAAAGTAGCTCAGGAATTCTCATTAGGTTTAAGAGCCAATTACTATTTCGGAAATCTTTCTGATTTAGATGAATTCTCTGCATCCAATGCTGAACTATATAATGGATATGAAACGACTACCAATGTGAAAAACTTTAACTTCACTTTAGGAGCAAATTATCAGCATCTTAATACAAGTACAGATAAGAAGTTAACTATTGGAGCCACTGCAACTTTCGGAAATACCAGCAATATGACGACCACTTATAAAAACAGTACTTATTTTTATACAGATGCGTCGATGGAAACCAAAAGCTACGAAACCATTATTGAACAAAAACAATCAAGTGCTAAAAACCTTCTACCTTTACAGGCTTCTTTAGGAGTAGGATATGGAAGCGAAAACCAATGGTTTGCATCTGCTCAGGTAGATTACAAAAAAGGGGAACAAACTTTATATTTTGGTCAGACAAAACAATTCCAGGATTCTTACAGGGTTTCTGTAGGAGGTTGGTATTTGCCTAATTATAATAACTTCAGAAATTATTTCTCAAGAGTTGTTTACAGATATGGAGCATTCTATGAGAAAGGAAACCTTTCTATAAACGGACAGGGCGAACTTGATCCTAATGGAAGCAGTATTAATAAATTCGGTATTTCCGGCGGTGTATTACTCCCATTCAAAAACAGCAGTATTACAAGAATGAGTGGCCTTGAAGTAGGAGTAGAATTAGGAAAAAGAGGAACATTAAAAAACAACTTGATCAATCAGAATTATATCAATTTCAAGATAGGATTCAATTTTGCGGATAAATGGTTTAGAAAATCATTGTACAACTAAAAAATGAATTTGAATTCAAAAATAAAATTTAAAAATATAGCATATCTTCTTAGTTGTGCTATATTTTTTATTATGACTTCCTGTGAAGAAGATCTCACAAAAGGAAATGGTAATAACAATAAAAACTTTCCATCACAAATTATCAATAACGCTCATATCATCCAGAGAGATTCAGGAATGGTTACTTTGAAAGCAACTGCACCTATCATTGAAAAATATGAACTGATAGATAGTCCTTATATCGTAGCTAAAAGAGGAATCAATATCGAATTTTTCGACAAAAAGAAACCTAAAACTCCGGGGAAGATCACAGCAAAATATGCCCGTATTTTTGAATATAAAAAGTTCTACGAAGCCAAGGGCAATGTAAGGATTACTACCAATGAAGGCCAGAGATTTGCCATGCAAAGCATTTACTGGGATCAGAAGAGAAACAGAATTTATACACATGACACCGTTTTTGTAACGATGGAAGACGGCTCTACTTTAGTCGGAGCTAAAGGAATGACCGCTAAAGATGATTTCTCAGAATATACTTTCTTTAATAGTTCCGGAGATATCAATTCTAAAAAACTTTCCGAAAATCAAAAATAACCCTCTATCATGATTTTTCAAGCTATCGGATTAATGTCGGGAACAAGCCTGGATGGTTTGGATATTTGTTTTGCAAAGTTTGAAAAACATAATTCATGGGATTTTGACATCATAAAAGCTGAAACAATACCTTATCCAAAAGCATTAGAAAGTCAGCTTAAAAACTCGATCTATCTTTCACCTGAAGAACTGCTGAAACTGAATTCGGAATATGGCTTTTATTTAGGAAAAACCGTAAAAAAATTTATTGAAAAACATCAGCTTAAACAAATAGACTTAATTGCATCACACGGTCATACTGTTTTTCACCAGCCTCAAAAGAAATTTACTCTGCAAATTGGAGATGGAAGAGCTATTAAAATAGAGACTGGATTACCCGTAATCTATGATTTTAGAAGTCAGGACGTTTTGCTGAAAGGAAATGGAGCTCCCCTGGTTCCGATTGGTGACGAACTTTTATTTTCACAATACGACGCCTGCCTTAATCTTGGCGGTTTTTCCAATATTTCTTTAAAAATAAATAATAAAAGAGTTGCTTTTGATATTGCTCCGGTTAATATTGTCCTAAATAAAGTTGCGCAAGAATTTAACAAGGATTTTGACGAAAATGGAGATCTTGCCAGAGCAGGTACAATCAATAAAGATTTATTATCTCAGCTCAATTCATTAGAATTTTATAAAAAGGCTCATCCAAAATCTCTAGGAATTGAATGGTGCCATGAAAATATTTTTCCATTATTCAGAGATGTTGAAGCTATTGATGTTCTTGCTACTTTTACAGAACACGCAGCCCAACAAATTTCCAGAGTTTTGAATGAGAATCAATTAAAGAATGTCCTATGTACCGGAGG is a window of Candidatus Chryseobacterium colombiense DNA encoding:
- a CDS encoding DNA polymerase III subunit delta' → MNWENIAGQGNLKKLLKDSIAENRVSHAQLFVGKEGYGTLPMVLAYAKEVLSRENEHAASKVEHLNHLDLHFSFPVFTDNKNSLSKNKFEEFREMILNSPYSSYDDWTAFLESENKQLFISADEIDDQNQKFSLKSFEGGTKILIVWRADKMNVAASNKFLKFLEEPPAKTVILLTAESSNDILPTILSRTQIVEVPRINDEDIQAYLKTNFNVSDEKIKEIVHEAQGDLNDALKLLESGNKNEEFEKLFVQWVRDAFMVKKKPEFLRSIIIWSREIAGWNREKQKNFLNYCSEIFRLALLQNYQSEDLVYKKINSNGFNWKGFSKYISGANIESILEEINTADLHLTRNGNPKIVWTDLGIKLSRHIHKNS
- the lptC gene encoding LPS export ABC transporter periplasmic protein LptC, producing the protein MNLNSKIKFKNIAYLLSCAIFFIMTSCEEDLTKGNGNNNKNFPSQIINNAHIIQRDSGMVTLKATAPIIEKYELIDSPYIVAKRGINIEFFDKKKPKTPGKITAKYARIFEYKKFYEAKGNVRITTNEGQRFAMQSIYWDQKRNRIYTHDTVFVTMEDGSTLVGAKGMTAKDDFSEYTFFNSSGDINSKKLSENQK
- a CDS encoding anhydro-N-acetylmuramic acid kinase, which codes for MIFQAIGLMSGTSLDGLDICFAKFEKHNSWDFDIIKAETIPYPKALESQLKNSIYLSPEELLKLNSEYGFYLGKTVKKFIEKHQLKQIDLIASHGHTVFHQPQKKFTLQIGDGRAIKIETGLPVIYDFRSQDVLLKGNGAPLVPIGDELLFSQYDACLNLGGFSNISLKINNKRVAFDIAPVNIVLNKVAQEFNKDFDENGDLARAGTINKDLLSQLNSLEFYKKAHPKSLGIEWCHENIFPLFRDVEAIDVLATFTEHAAQQISRVLNENQLKNVLCTGGGTFNRYLIERIRDKTRTEIIIPTKELTEYKEALIFAFMGVLRLNDEINILSSATGSSNDHSSGIFA